DNA sequence from the Deltaproteobacteria bacterium RBG_16_64_85 genome:
ATCCCGGCTCCCTTGCCGCCGAGGATGTCCTTCATCCCGCCGTGTCCCTCGGCCTTTCCTCCCCCGAAGAAATAGACGCGCCTGGTGGCCATCCGATATTCCTCCCGCTTTTCTTTATTTCGGCTGGGCGGCGCTGACCTTGGAGAAGTCAGCCACGCCGGCGAACATGCTGGAAAGGTTCTTCAAGAGAGCCAGCCGGTTGTTCTTCACCTTTTCGTCCTTGGCCATCACTAACACTTTTTCGAAGAACGCCGACACCAGAGGCTGGAGCCGGGCCATCTCCCCGAACGCTTCCCCGTACTTCCCGCTCTTCGCGGCGGACGCCACCCTGCCGGACACCTCGCCGGCCGCCTTGTGGAGCACCCTTTCCTCGTCATGCTCGAACAGCGCTTCCGAGACGGCGAGCGGCCCGGTGTACGCCTTGGTGATGTTGATCGCCCGCTTGAACACCTCCGCCAAGGGCTCGAACGCCGCCTCCGAACGAAACACGACGAGCGCGTTCATCTTGGCGCGCAGGTCCACCATGTCGGTCAGGCCGGCGGAGATGACCGCGTCGGCCAGATCCCCCGGGGTGCCCTGGGAGGTCCAGAGGTTGAAGAGCCTTCCCCCGATAAACTCCATCGCCTTCCGCTTCACCTCGGCGGCGGGGGACTTCAGCTTGCCCGAAAGGGTGGCCAGCGACCGGTCGACCAGCCCCTCGACGGGAACCCGCAAACCCTTCGTCTCGAGGATGGAGAGGATCCCCAGGGTGTGGCGCCGCAAGCCGTACGGATCCGCGGTCCCGGTCGGGATCAGCCCGACCCCGAAGCAACCGCATACCATATCGATCTTGTCCGCGATCGCCACGGCAACCCCAACGTCGGTCGCAGGCAGCTCGTCGGACTGCCCCTTGGGGAGGTAGTGTTCGAACACGGCCTGGGCGACTTCCTCCTTCTCCCCCGTCTTGAGGGCATAGTGCCGCCCCATGACCCCCTGCAGTTCGGGGAATTCCTTGATCACGCCCGTCGTCAGGTCGGCCTTGGTGAGGACCGCGGCGCGCCGGCAGTCCTTCTCCTTGGCAGGGAACCCGATCGACGCCACATACCCGGCGATCTCGGTCATCCGTTCGATCTTTTCCCAGTACATCCCGAGGTCCGCCTGGAACAGGACGTTCTTCAACGCCTGGGCGCGGTCGAACAGGGGCTTCTTCAGGTCGTCCCCGTAGTAGAACTCGGCGTCGGACAGGCGTGCCCGGAGGACGCGTTCGTTGCCGGTGATCACCACGCGGTTGTCCGGGACGCGCATGTTGGAAACGAAGGCGAAGCCGGGGAACAGGTTCCCGCGGTCGTCCTCGAACACGAAATACTTCTGGTTGACACGCATGGAGGTGATGAGGATCTCCCGCGGGAGGGCGAGATACTTCTCTGGGAATCGTCCCACCAGCACCACGGGGTACTCCACCAGGTTCGCCACGGTCTCCACCAGCGGCTCGTCTTCGACCCACTTCCTGCCGATCCGCGCTTCCGCCTCCTTGATGCCGGCGCGGATCTTCTCCTTCCGGACTTCGAGGTCCACGAACACGTCCGCCGCCGCCAGCTTGTCGAAATACCCCGCGGGGGAAGACAGCACGATCGCGCCCGGGGAGAGGAACCGGTGTCCGAACGTCGTCTTGCCGGCCGTCACGTTGCCGAAGGAGATCGGGATCACCTCCTCCCCGTACAGGGAGACGATCCAGTGAACCGGGCGGGCGAACCGAACATCGAGGTC
Encoded proteins:
- a CDS encoding glycine--tRNA ligase subunit beta; the encoded protein is MERDYLLEIGCEEIPAGFVGPALWFGGQQFDEMLKKARLSFDRVDIYGTPRRLTYIVRNLSDRQETSEETVLGPPKSVAFDREGNPTKAALGFAKAQGVDVSALQVFPTTRGEYLGIKKALRPRPVSEVLSELVSAWIPAIPFKKTMRWADLDVRFARPVHWIVSLYGEEVIPISFGNVTAGKTTFGHRFLSPGAIVLSSPAGYFDKLAAADVFVDLEVRKEKIRAGIKEAEARIGRKWVEDEPLVETVANLVEYPVVLVGRFPEKYLALPREILITSMRVNQKYFVFEDDRGNLFPGFAFVSNMRVPDNRVVITGNERVLRARLSDAEFYYGDDLKKPLFDRAQALKNVLFQADLGMYWEKIERMTEIAGYVASIGFPAKEKDCRRAAVLTKADLTTGVIKEFPELQGVMGRHYALKTGEKEEVAQAVFEHYLPKGQSDELPATDVGVAVAIADKIDMVCGCFGVGLIPTGTADPYGLRRHTLGILSILETKGLRVPVEGLVDRSLATLSGKLKSPAAEVKRKAMEFIGGRLFNLWTSQGTPGDLADAVISAGLTDMVDLRAKMNALVVFRSEAAFEPLAEVFKRAINITKAYTGPLAVSEALFEHDEERVLHKAAGEVSGRVASAAKSGKYGEAFGEMARLQPLVSAFFEKVLVMAKDEKVKNNRLALLKNLSSMFAGVADFSKVSAAQPK